The Oncorhynchus nerka isolate Pitt River linkage group LG3, Oner_Uvic_2.0, whole genome shotgun sequence genome includes the window AACCTGCATCCTCATAGTAAATCGGTAAGTTCCTTAACAAATACTAAAATATATTCAGACCTTTGTTTTCATCTGTTATGGCATTGTGAGTTAGCATGACTGCTCATAACCTTTTTGTTTCCATTTTTAGGCAGGAGGCAAGATGTTTGTGGAGTCTGTTGTCAGATGGGGGGCATGGAGCATCTTGCTCCAGTGTGGATTATTGGGCGTGTCAGCAGGGGACTTCCCCTGGCCTTGccctgccaggtgtgtgtgtcgGCTTGAGACTTTAGAAGTTAACTGCTCTGACAAGCAGCTGACTTCTGTGTCTGAGGGCTTCGCTAGTGGCACCCAGCGCATCAACTTATCTCGTAACAAGCTGAAGACGCTGGGTCGTCGCCAGTTCTTTGGCATGACCCAGCTAGAGGATCTGGACATTAGTGACAATCACATTGCCATGATTGAAGTGGAGGCTTTCCAGGGCCTGCAGAACCTCAAGACCCTGTGCATTAGGAGCAATCGCCTGAAGATCATCTCTGTGGGGGTCTTCTCCGGACTGCCCAGCCTGCGCTTCCTGGACCTGAGTGAGAACGAGATCCTGGTCTTTCTGGACTTTACTTTCCGTGAGTTGGTGAGCCTTCACCAGCTGGAGGCTGGGGAGAATGACCTGGTGTTTATCTCCCAGCGGGCCTTTACCGGCCTGCAGAACCTGCAGGAGCTCAATCTGGACCGCAGCAACCTGACCTCCATCCCCACCGAGGCACTATCCCAGCTCCAGAGCCTGACTCGGCTGCGCATGATCCGCCTCACCATCTCGGCGCTGCCCAACAATGCCTTCCGCCGCCTGCATCGGCTGCGTAGCCTCGTCATCTCCCACTGGCCCTTGCTGGACAAGCTGGCCAGCAACAGCCTGATTGGCCTCAACCTCACCTCGCTGGTCATCAGCAGCTGCAATCTCAGTGCTGTCCCATACCAGGCACTGCGCCACCTGGTCTACCTGGGCTACCTGGACCTGTCCTACAACCCCATCACAGCCATCCAGGGTAACCTGCTGGGGGACCTGTTGCGGCTGCAGGAACTGCACCTGGCTGGGGGCAACCTGCTCCGCATCGAGCCAGGGGCCTTCAGGGGGCTGGCATACTTCCGTCTGCTCAACGTGACATCCAACCAGCTCAGCACACTGGAGGACAGTGCCTTCCACTCGGTGGGGAATCTGCAGGTCCTGCGGCTGGATGGGAACCCCCTGGCCTGCGACTGCCGACTACTCTGGGTGGTCCGCCGGCGACAGCGCCTGAACTTTGACGGTCGCCAACCCACCTGCTCCACCCCAGACATGGTGCGAGAGCGGGAATTCCGGGACTTCTCAGAGAAAGAGCTCCCGAGACTGTTCACCTGCCGGCAGGCCCGCATTGTAGACCGCAGGTCCCAGGAGGTCAGGGTGGAGGAGGGCACTACGGTGCTCTTCTCCTGCAAGGCAGATGGTGACCCAATGCCCTCCTTTACCTGGTTGTCAGCCCAGCGGATTCCGCTCTCCACTACGGGGCGCATCAGGGTGTTGTCCAATGGGACTCTAGAAGTACGCTATGCCCAGGTTCAGGACAGCGGCACATACCAGTGCACGGCGGGCAACGCAGCTGGCAACGACAGCCTGTACGTCAGCCTCTATGTGAAGGGTTTCCCACGTAACCGCACCATGCCATTTTTCACAGACGAAGGCTGGATAGAGTCCTCACACGCTCCTACTGCCAACTCCTCTGCCCAGGTGGCCAACCAGTACCCGTTTGATGCCAAGACACTGATCATCGCCACCACCATGGGCTTCCTGTCCTTCCTCAGCTCAGTGGCTATCTGCTTCGTCTTCATGTTCTTCTGGAGCCAGAGCAAGGGGCAAATCAAACACACAGCCACCATCGACTATGTGCCCCGTTCCTCAAtgggggtaggaggaggaggagggggagggggtggaggggatgCTGGCAAGTTCACCATGAAGCTTATCTAAGGTTATGTGGGAGAGAACTTGGGACACATTAACTGTGTCACCCCATGAGGGTGAAGGCTCTACAAGGACACAGGGCCACGGTCTGCCTTCAGAAAGCTAGATCCTCAGTGCACCCTTAACATACAGAAATTATACATATCTGATGACTTATCATCCTAAATATCTTGGAGAACAAAAAATAATGAACAGTGGTTGTCTAGAAGCCGGTTTATTTAAACTCTgttgtcatttttttttaaatggtgtcATTTTCTTTATTCAAGTATTTATTCAACATTACAATTACAGTGCTACAAAACGAATTTGCCGTTACTACATGATGACATGAAATATTATACATGTTCATGTGTATAAGGAATGCTCTTAAAGGGTCAAGGTTCGTTTCACTCATATCAGGTGTGCTTGGTGGATCTGATATACAGATATATAGTAAGTGTGGATATCATGTGTCAACTTGCCAATACAGGTCAACCAAGCATTGCCCTCTGACCTGAGGATAACTATTTAAGCTTATCCACAGAGGATCCATTCAGAGACTGCATACTCACCATTTGCTTAAGGCTCTATGAAACTATAATAATATGCAAACACATGattgtagttatatagttataataGATGTATAGAATATTGTACTAGGCTATATTCAAATACTGTAGATAAATCAGTTTCACTGTACAGTAACATTTCATGGCTCACTTTTTGACTAGCCTCTAGTTTACGAAAATTCATGTTGTTTTGGGGACAGGAGTATTATTTAGCTATCAGAATATGACAGTGTCCAGCGGGTGATGAAATTATAATCTGTACATAAGAATGTATCCAATTCCATGTCATATTATAAGCAATCTTTTAAGCTTTAAATCCTATTTCCATTCGATTTTTTTTATAACAAAGTAAGATAGTTCGCACACATCAAATACAGAGAATTCAAGATAACTTTTTGCAAGTCGTTTTCTTTTTATATCAGTGGAATTTCATACTGTATAATTTGGTAAGATGTTGCAGTCAGCAACGATGCTTCAATGATAATATAACTGTATAACATTCATGTAACCTCACACAGTTTATTTTTCCTGAATGATTATCGATCACAGGGTATTGAAAATATGTGCCTGAGTAATCTTACTTGCCATTAAAGAAACAATGATGAACTGTAATGGCGAACAGTACCTTGTAAAATTCAATGTCAAATGTAGGTCGTAGACATTTCCATGCTCTATGTTACTTTATGGCTGTATCTAGTCCTGTGGATTAGTGTCACTCAAATATGCCACTCTTCTTTCATGTACACTTGTTGTGTAGGTACACACAAACCTAAATTCCAATACAATGTAAATGATGTACACATCTATAGTTAAGTCTGTTTTGCTATTTTATTTGTATAATATAATCTTTTTGCATTTTGAAATGATTAAAAACCTCCTTTAACCTGCCTCATTGCCTTGGATTGATTCAGCAATATCCCATAGCCTTTTATGAAATGACAAAAAAAAACGATTCAGTCTGCCACAACATACACATCTCAGTGGATCTGAGTTGTGCTCTATTTTAAATAACTATACAGTACATTGTTAAAGAATTGCTATGAGAGAGACATCCTTCACTGCATAAGACACAGTACGTTGATAATCTCAATGTTTTGGCTCAGTTGTCGTGCCCATTTCAATCGATTAGAGCAGAGAAAAACAGATTTGTTTCATTGCCTCAGCACAAACGCAGATGGTTATTTGATACAGCTATGTTTGTTTGTTACACTTCCTTGTTGGTCTTACTTTTCTGACGGAAAGGAGGAAATAGTAAATGAGGGTTTTGCTGTATATTGTCTCATTAGTTCAGTTGAAGGTGACCGCATGAAGGTCAACCTCAGGAGATCCACGATCCACTGACAATTTCCCGTCCAGACGGATTTGAAGCCCACCAGCTCTAAGTGGATTCGGTGGAGAGCaaatcattttctctctcttgcccttGCCCAGAATAATCCAGAAAAAATGATAATCACGTGCATGAGCAGAGATTTAAACCCTTTTGGATTACCTCTGCATGTCTCAATCTGTTATATAGGTCTGTCTGGTGGCTGCTAACCCGAGGCCTGGCCTGTCATATTATCTGTTTTAATGCAACTATTTCCTCTCATGGAATGGAATCCAAAGGTTTTACTGTAGCGTCATAAGCCAATGCTCCCTATGGGAAGAAAATCCAAGGGCATTATTTACTTGTGCTGTCAGGTGCAATGTTCACTGATATTAAAGACTGCGAGGACAGAAAATCAATGTTTTTGTAGGTATAAATCTATTTAGGTTTACAACAGCCTGCCAGAGAAATATATACTCTCAAGTAGGTCTCATGGTTTACAGTACAGGTCTACAGTATTATTGCACCTCTACACAGATATGTCCACAAGAGAAAGAACTTGTTAGGTGTGTCTGTTTTAACATGGTTAACACATTTAATGAACCCACAGTGCGGTTTTTTCTTTACCTATAATTGATTGAATTGGGGCCCTTGTGTCTGAATTCCAGGTGCTAAAATAACCATGACGCTTTGTGTTCCCCTTATCTGGCCTGATGCTGGCCACTGAGTGGTGCTAAAACCCCATGATTAAAGATTCTCAAGTCTCATCCATTACACTTACCAAACATATTTTAATTTGTATTAATTATACAAAGATGCTGGGTCAACGTTTCTATGGAAATCATTTTGTGGAACTCCTACTGATTGGATTTTATAAGAAGGGAAATAAATGTAGTTATAGGTGACAATGACTAATTCATCTAGGCGATGTGTAGAAGTATGGCATATGTTGcagatacagtagcctatatctaAACAATAGATTCCAAATTATCTCTGTATTATGTAACTATCGTATTTGACTAAAAGTGTGTAAATATCTATTACTCCGGAGTTGCTGTGAGCGCTCTTCGTTAGTGTCTCAGATGGTAGCCACCGTGAAAGACACTGACACTACCATTAAGATGAAACCATCCATTAAGCCATTTTTCCTGCCATGGGCATTGATGCATCTTCTGACATTCAAGTCAATTAACCCTCCTTGGATGCGCACACAGCAGAACTGCTTTGCTGATGCATCGCTTTCTGGGCGTACAAGTGACTATTGACAGGTATTGATTGGGCAACATTACAATAACCCATCTCTACCATTATTGGCTTCTTGATGTGGACCTAAAACGTGTTAACACTACTGCCCGATTAAAACAAAATGGCTGTGTttagcaaaaaaacaa containing:
- the LOC115103972 gene encoding leucine-rich repeat and immunoglobulin-like domain-containing nogo receptor-interacting protein 1; translation: MFVESVVRWGAWSILLQCGLLGVSAGDFPWPCPARCVCRLETLEVNCSDKQLTSVSEGFASGTQRINLSRNKLKTLGRRQFFGMTQLEDLDISDNHIAMIEVEAFQGLQNLKTLCIRSNRLKIISVGVFSGLPSLRFLDLSENEILVFLDFTFRELVSLHQLEAGENDLVFISQRAFTGLQNLQELNLDRSNLTSIPTEALSQLQSLTRLRMIRLTISALPNNAFRRLHRLRSLVISHWPLLDKLASNSLIGLNLTSLVISSCNLSAVPYQALRHLVYLGYLDLSYNPITAIQGNLLGDLLRLQELHLAGGNLLRIEPGAFRGLAYFRLLNVTSNQLSTLEDSAFHSVGNLQVLRLDGNPLACDCRLLWVVRRRQRLNFDGRQPTCSTPDMVREREFRDFSEKELPRLFTCRQARIVDRRSQEVRVEEGTTVLFSCKADGDPMPSFTWLSAQRIPLSTTGRIRVLSNGTLEVRYAQVQDSGTYQCTAGNAAGNDSLYVSLYVKGFPRNRTMPFFTDEGWIESSHAPTANSSAQVANQYPFDAKTLIIATTMGFLSFLSSVAICFVFMFFWSQSKGQIKHTATIDYVPRSSMGVGGGGGGGGGGDAGKFTMKLI